The Numida meleagris isolate 19003 breed g44 Domestic line chromosome 18, NumMel1.0, whole genome shotgun sequence genome segment AATCACACGTGAAACCCAAGATCTGCTTTATCACTTACAATTTCTAACTGATCATGGAAGTCTTCATTCTCAATAACTTTTATCAGTGGCTTGAGcttctctttcagctttttcccctcctttacCGGAAGAATAAATCGTAACCTCATGTGAGCACGTTCAATCTGCATGGTCTCCTTTAACTGTCTGATCACTTCCAGCGCCTACAAAGACattcaaaaaagaataaagagcaTTTAAATGCCACACACATCAAACCCTCTAATCCTTTGCATAGCTTCAGACACATTTCTCAGCACTGCTCACTGGCACTCTGCTGCAGGAAGTTTGCTACTATGCTACTTTGATAACCTAAGAAGAAAAGGCAGCGTTACTGCAGGTGGTCACGTCAAGCACAACTGATTTAATACCTTAACTGATTACTAAACACTACTGATATACTAAAGCAAAttataaaacttttatttctgttccagaGATACCACTGTCACTGCTTTACCTGgcttcattctttctctctgcactGAACAGTTAAAAACCAGCTACATCAGTGTCAGAAGTTGCTTGTACTCATCATTCAGCTACCAGCCAGCTGACAAATCCTTCTGACAGCTTTTGACCACAGGACTTCCTTTATCCCTGTGAGAACGTCCACAGCAATATTTCACTTGAAGGCAACTCCTCTAAGCGCAAGTTGATTTTTAGAGAATACCAACCTGTTGCTTAGTGCTCTTGTTTGGTTTGACAGAGTAGTGAATATCCTTCATGGCTCTTTCTATAAGGATTACAGTGTACGGCCTCTTTGTCTCAGGATTCACACATTTGTCAGCCACAATAGTTGCAATGTCTCTAAACATCTGCTCCAGCTGTGTCTGTCGTTCTTTGTCTGACACCTGCAATTCCCCTTTGGATAGAATCTGTATAGTTAATCGAAAACAAAGAGGTTAATAAGTGCCCCATATTTgactaaaaaaatgaaaagcctaACATGTTAAATTTAACAACTGCTGGAAAGTTTTGGTTAGACATGAAGTGTAGAAAAAGAACAGCCATATTGACAATGACAAACAATGGTGGAAAGATATTAGAGGAAAAACACACCACAGAAGCACTATCAGGCTGCTAccaggtctccctggagacttctcctctccaggctgaacacgACCAACTCCCTCAGCCCGTCTTCACAGAagcagtgctccagccctctgagcatttTGCAGCCCATCTAtgtctgcagagctcagtgcatAAAAGCAGTATGCTACGCAGAACAATCAGAACTCTCATCAACAAGATGTATATGATTTAACACTCCACCAAAAAGCTACCTCTGCTTTCTGCCCATTTTTGAACAGATAAACCTTTCTTCTGCTTACAGCAATACTTCATTCTACGAAAGCCTTCCAGTCACAAACCAGCCTGCCAGGTCTGCACGCCATGCACATCTTCAAGCTTTTACAAACTTCTTCATTGTATATCGCAAAGCGTGCAGAACTTACCACTTTACAGATTTCTGTTTGGTCATCTGTTCCAAACGCCCGGATGAGGTCTTCCTTCTTTGCCACCTGGCCTTTGGAAACATTGACAAACACTGTGTGGGTCTGCAGGACCTCATCAATATCCTTCTCCCTAGCAAAGGAGAGCAGTGTTAGAAAGGGTTGTGGGGCGACAGTGAGCTTGGGGCGGGGAGGAATGAACCCAACTGCCAAGGGCTGAGTCAGCGGCACCAGGGCACTGCTGCCAAGGTCACATCTCTccatgggagctgctgggtgggGGCAGCCCACAGCGGTTGGGTGCTGCCTGGGCTTCTTCAGCTCCACAGCTGGATCCCACAGGCACCTTCCCTCGGCCTACCGGGGGCCTCCTCCCCTCACAGCCGGGTCCCACCGGGGACTTCTCCCCTTCAGACAGCGCCCCATGGAGACCTaactccctccctccctctcagCCGAACCCACGGGGGCCACCTCCTCCCTCAAACTCGAACCCACCGGGGACTCCCCTCTACCTCACAACTGGACTCCACCAGGGGCTCTCCCTTTCCCTCAACCCATGCCCCACTGGGGGCCCCCCTTTTCAATACGGCTTCACGAAAGTCTCTCCCCACAAAACCAGTCCTATCGCCCCCCTCCCTTCAAACAGGGCCCCATAGAGGCCTCCCCCTCCACAACAGTCCCACCACGGCCTTCCTCTCTCACAGTCAGGCCTCCAGGGCACTCACGCTCCACTTCGCCAGCCCATGACTTTGTTGCGGTAACAGGCGATCTCGAAGCGCTTTCCGGCGCGCCGGGCCCGCACCACGGCCACATTGGTGAGGCGGATCTGGTTGGTGGGGGTGAAGATGGACATGGCGGCAGCTCGGCCGGGCTGCGCCCTCGCGTCACGCACGACACCTGGGGGCGGGACTTCCAGTCACTGCGTCTTCCCATTGGTCGCCCCTTCGGAAGTCCCCGCCCATCCGCGCACTGGAAAAAGCCGTCCGGGGGGAAACAGGagagcgcggcggggccggaAGGGGATGGAGGTGGCACATGGCGGGCGGTGGGTGCGTGGGGGTGAAGTGGTGGTGGGGAGCTGGGGTAGTTAGCTGGGGATTGTGGGGCACTAAGTTACGGGGTGGGTCCCTTCAGAGGAGTCTACGCGGGATAATTAGTGGAAGagtgatgtgtgtgtgtacaggGGGCCCTCAGTTGGGGGTGGGAGGGCAGAGGGCCCGCCCCTCAGCGGGGTAGTTAGGGTAGGGCGGAGGGCCTGGCCCTCAGTGGGATActttgtgtttgtatgtgtggAGGATCCCCTCAGTGGGTTAATGGGGATGTTGGGGGTGGGGGAGTGTGGCACAGTAGGCCAGTTATTGGGGCAACTTGATTGTGGTAATGTGGGGTGAGGCACAGGGTTTAGGAGCAGGAGgtgcccctgctgctgcaggcttctGTGGTCCTTGTCCAGGGCTGTGAGGGGGAAGTGGTGGAGAAGattccagctgctgtgaaatGCTCAATTTCTGCGCGTGCAGAAAACAGGTTTTTGAGTGGGCTGCAGACAGCAGCGGGATGCCATGATCCATGCTTCTCAGGCAATAAGTGTTGCAAGTGAGCCTTATTCAATCTCTTGAGTGTTTCCTATGCCATAAGTAGTTGTAGGGAGCACATGAGCAGCACTCCTGGCTGCAAGACCACATACTTGGAATTTAGCGTGAGGGTGccagagccctggggctggctgccCGGAGAGGGGGCGGGGGGgtgtctccttttctggagatattcgAGACCCTTCTGGATTCTTCCCcgtgcagcctgctgtagggaactggTATGGGGTTGGAGTGGGCGAGCTCCAAAGGTCCCATTTGACCcctaccattctgtgattgaaCTCAGTTCATTACAGTCTTAATTGTTATGAAATAAACGTCACCCGTTCTATATAACTCTGGGAAAGCACTTGAGTTTGAATCCAGATTTCAGTCTGTCCTCGGAACTCTGTAGCAAGCCCATTATAAGCAGCATAGTGTCTTGCATGTGCAAGgtctctgttctgcagcaagCTCTCTTGGGATGATTCCCTGCTTGGAATGGTGTTTCCTGTCTGCAGAAATCTACGTTTGTTGGTTCTGTATGAAGTGAATGCCTGTAAGCTCCAGCTGATGTTTCACACGGTCATTTTACTTTTAGGCAGTAGCACTGTCCAagtgtttttttgcttttccttggaTCAGAACATTCCCTAGATCAGAAAAAGCTTGTATTTCCATATGATAGCCTAAAATGTTAGCTTGGGTAGGCAGATGGAACTGCATATGCACTGCTGAGAAGGTGGAGGTCTTTGTTTTAGACGTACTGTTGTCTTCAGCTgagagctgttttctgcagagcCTGAGAATAGCTGATGGCATGAGTCTGTGGGTGTAGTATGGCTTTCTTGTGCTTATTCTAAATTCATTCTGAAGGAATCTGCTCTTGCTACATCTGTGATTTATTCCAGGTTTAGATGTCTCAATGGATACGTGGAACTTTCTCTACGCTTGCCTGGTGTCCTTATGGCTGCACAGGTTTTACATCTATTCTGTTACTGCTTTTGGGATCAGCCTGTGGATTGCCGTTCAGTTCTTCACTACCAAAACCAAGAGGAAGGTAACTGAGTGTTTAAGTACATTCCTCTGAGAACCCAAAATCTGTGTGTAGAAAGGAGTAGTTACGAGATGAAGGTGACCACTTATGCAGTGAGATGTGCTGTTTCACTCTGGGCCCACCTTGGTTGTCGCAAATCCCAAATGTAGCTTATTCTCAGTTACAATCCTCTGTGTTGAGTGTGGATAACTACAACAACTTTGTTCCTCTGATGGCAGAATAGATCTCAGCTGAGAACTTCTCACTTTGCTACTGAGAAGTGTCGGCCTGAATTGCTCAGTCACAAAGCAAGCTGCTCTGTTTGTGCCCAGTGTATCAGGTTAGTCTTTCCAGTGACCTTAGTGGAAAGACTGAATTGGTTTTAGGATGGGAGTGTGGTTAGCTCATTCAGGATGTTAAAAACTCCTTATACGTACAAGTGAAGCTCTGTTGCATGAGGTGGGAAGAATCTCTTCTTGGGTTCTGACAGATCCTGCTGTCTCTCAGGGGTGTGAGATGAGCTTGCAGCATGGCTTAGTTCAATTAAATAGTtacttacacatttttttctttctatgagAGTGTAAGAAACTAGAATACTTTAACCATTGCATTTGCTTAATGCTGAGAGGCTGGTTGCTggctttgtatttaaaatgctttgggGCAAATAGGCTTAATGACACTTTCAAAAGGGGTTGAATGAGacacaatgcttttttttctataggtTGAAAATTCCAATGGGAATCTAGTGTCTTCTGAAGTAGCAGAAGACAAACTAGTCAATGGATATGCTGCTCTGCAGCCGAAGGAGGTCTATGTTGCCGGGGTGAAGATTTTCTATGGGTCTCAGACTGGCACAGCAAAGGTataagttatttctttttccacgTGCCTGAAATTGAGATTCAAGTATGTTGCTTGCCTTAAAAACACTGAGCTATGTAGAAATCTGAAAGTTTATTGGAAAGCTCATGAGAAATTAGTGCCTGATGTGTAAGCTgactcaaaattaaaaatactcttAATTTGCTGGCAGATATTGCTGTAGACAAAAGTGCTGTCTTAGGTTCTTTGTccaaaaaaaatagtaatttgcGTGTATGTAACATTAGTAGCTGCTAGCATTTATGTAAATTTTCAGcgtatttcactttttttaatgtgaagaaTTACAGGTGCAGCATCCAGTCTTCAAGTGTCTGTGCTGTGAGAAGTCTTATGACTGGGTGCATAGAGCTTGCTTGACACTTGCTGTAGCTGGGTTTGTCATTGATAACTTTCTACCTTTCTCTTTTTAGAGATTTGCTAAAGATTTGGCTGAAGCTGTTACTTGCCTTAATTTGCCTGTGGAAGTCATTAGCATGGGAGATTATGATCCTGATGATTGTCTATCAGAGGAGGTGGGTACTAAGTACAAGCTTTTCTGGAGATTGTTGATGGTCTTTTACACTTGTGGTTTTTCCCTTGTTGTCCTGGAATTCTCCAGAGCTGTGTGTTTGACAACTTTCTCTTTGATGTAGGAAAGCATAGCTCATCAGCCCTCAGCAGTAATCTGGATAGTTACTATAAAACATCACGTAGAACATTTTAATACTGACCCTGATTTTGTGTGAGCTGGTTCTGTAGCTCAGCAGTGAGTTACATGTGAGTGTCTGCACCTGGTCCCCCTGTTTCTCTGACAAGAGTACACCTGGGGAAAGGTTCAACACCAGGACAAATAGATGGTGATACTTCCACAGCCTTCAAAGCCTAAAGTGAGAAAATTCCTGGGAGGCGTATTTATGCTGAGTAATCCttgatggatttttcttctgtaaatattGATGGATGCTTCTTGAATCCGTGGGAGACTTTGTCACTGCAAGAGTCTGTTCAAGAAGCTGTTGGTTGAGTAGGAAAGGTGGATGTCAAGTTCTTCTGTCGTGTCCCTGTTAGGCCCCTAAAGTAGACAGGTTAATATTCCTTGGCTGATTTTGGGGGGCTTTGCATGGAGGATAGGCACTCACTGCTGTTGAGATTATTGCCTGCAGCATTTCCAATCCACTTAACAAATAAAACCCCCGTGTCTTCTGACTCCTGACTCTCCATGTGTTGTTACAGCTCGTCCTGATGTAAAGTGCTTTGAACATTGCAGTGATCTTTCCTATCCTGTTCTCTTTATTACACAACAGACAACCAGCAGGAACATCTGCGTGTTCCTGGTAGCTACGTACACAGATGGGCAGCCAACCGAGAGTGCAGCCTGGTTCTGCAAGTGGTTAGAAGAGACTGCCAATGACTTCCGCTTTGGCAAAATGTATCTGAAGGGCCTGAGATATGCTGTGTTTGGCTTGGGAAACTCAGTTTATGTTGATCATTACAACACAGTGAGTATATTCCcattacctttctttttttgcgCCTCTGAACAGCTAAATTTTCCAAACTGCAATAACAGTGAGTGGCAGTAATAGGTGGTTAGGATTAG includes the following:
- the SBDS gene encoding ribosome maturation protein SBDS, with translation MSIFTPTNQIRLTNVAVVRARRAGKRFEIACYRNKVMGWRSGAEKDIDEVLQTHTVFVNVSKGQVAKKEDLIRAFGTDDQTEICKVILSKGELQVSDKERQTQLEQMFRDIATIVADKCVNPETKRPYTVILIERAMKDIHYSVKPNKSTKQQALEVIRQLKETMQIERAHMRLRFILPVKEGKKLKEKLKPLIKVIENEDFHDQLEIVCLIDPGCFREIDELIRSETKGKGTLEVLSLKDVEEGDEKLE